A window of the Pantanalinema sp. genome harbors these coding sequences:
- a CDS encoding phosphatidylserine/phosphatidylglycerophosphate/cardiolipin synthase family protein has product MRLRTYPHGRSPVGTAVNQAVFETSKGTLDTSRAFATGSIEDVWLNDTDAEDECIEQVIGLLEKAQLEICIQTFIFDYKSEASRRMLKALADKQAKNPDFKVYIAYNRDLNPFGQSMEQALAKAGVKAEVAFYAGAVSRQSNHTKMFVLDGREAVIGGDNIDDPKERDLMIHVRGPVVESFLQDFDDAWRTSKRWLNATATPPVHLKAPPLPSTQPQVPMTMLTKRGVSWLGDYAANDADQGLLAAMNAATTSIKLTTPNFNATEVWDAIEDAAKRGVKVQLLVTRMRNPVLVADRSTAWAAERFVAQLPEEARRNVELHWTSEDGKNLSDSHTKYLSVDGQWAYVGSQNMDNQSWSFSREVGVGIDDAAQVARLDRAVFDHDWATSIPAKIDWVDKIVPLPARNWGERLLRLFLPILAFFTGRKA; this is encoded by the coding sequence ATGCGCCTGCGCACCTATCCCCATGGGCGATCGCCCGTCGGCACCGCCGTGAACCAGGCCGTCTTCGAGACGAGCAAGGGAACCCTCGACACCTCCCGCGCCTTCGCGACGGGCTCGATCGAGGACGTCTGGCTCAACGACACCGACGCCGAGGACGAGTGCATCGAGCAGGTGATCGGGCTCCTGGAGAAGGCCCAGCTCGAGATCTGCATCCAGACCTTCATCTTCGACTATAAGTCGGAGGCCTCCCGTCGCATGCTCAAGGCCCTCGCCGACAAGCAGGCCAAGAACCCCGACTTCAAGGTCTACATCGCCTACAACCGCGACCTGAATCCCTTCGGCCAGTCGATGGAGCAGGCCCTGGCGAAGGCCGGAGTCAAGGCGGAGGTGGCCTTCTACGCGGGGGCCGTCAGCCGCCAGTCCAACCACACCAAGATGTTCGTTCTGGACGGGCGCGAGGCGGTGATCGGCGGCGACAACATCGACGACCCCAAGGAGCGCGACCTGATGATCCACGTGCGGGGGCCCGTGGTGGAGTCGTTCCTTCAGGACTTCGACGACGCCTGGCGCACCTCCAAGCGCTGGCTCAACGCCACCGCGACGCCACCGGTCCACCTCAAGGCCCCGCCCCTGCCCTCGACCCAGCCGCAGGTTCCCATGACCATGCTGACCAAGCGTGGGGTGTCCTGGCTCGGGGACTACGCGGCCAACGACGCCGATCAGGGCTTGCTCGCCGCCATGAACGCGGCCACGACGAGCATCAAGCTCACCACCCCCAACTTCAACGCCACCGAGGTCTGGGATGCGATCGAGGATGCGGCCAAGCGCGGGGTCAAGGTGCAGTTGCTGGTGACGCGGATGCGGAACCCGGTGCTGGTCGCCGATCGATCCACCGCCTGGGCGGCCGAGCGCTTCGTGGCACAGTTGCCGGAGGAAGCCCGCCGGAACGTCGAGCTGCACTGGACCTCGGAAGACGGCAAGAATCTCTCCGACTCGCACACCAAGTACCTGTCGGTGGACGGCCAGTGGGCCTACGTGGGCTCCCAGAACATGGACAACCAGTCGTGGTCCTTCTCGCGCGAGGTGGGCGTCGGCATCGACGACGCCGCGCAGGTGGCGCGCCTCGATCGGGCCGTCTTCGACCACGACTGGGCCACGAGCATCCCGGCCAAGATCGATTGGGTGGACAAGATCGTGCCTTTGCCCGCGCGCAACTGGGGTGAACGCCTGCTACGCCTCTTCCTCCCGATTCTCGCCTTCTTCACGGGGCGCAAGGCTTGA
- the ovoA gene encoding 5-histidylcysteine sulfoxide synthase — translation MQTDPFVPPTSPSLAARVEREAGEPWRRNLGRLSDDALGEVRADWWWTGKPPVHGQCPGVDASGVMTSLPLLDYGRCTRDEVLAYFDNTWTLTEVLFASLTHEEAFYRPPYHNLRHPLIFYYCHPAVLYINKLRLSGLLGDSLNADYEHLFETGVDEMSWDDMSKNERTWPSVQEGNAYRRTVYGIVRKLLETHPDLDAPALSQESPLRAVLMGFEHERIHLDTSSVLIRELPQHLVRRPAQWPAEHPTARGSRVDEPLAGRDYPENPLVDVSGAEVHLGKPRTWPTFGWDNEYGDRSVTVEGFAASRQLVSNGEFLAFVKAGGYREARYWSEEAWQWKTFRNAKWPTFWVSEGPSGLHRFKLRTCFETVEMPWSWPAEVNYFEAKAYCAWRSEREGGTPLRLPSEAEHNRMRPNAMRLADRAARRDPVMAHAGSAMARAEGLNLNLAYGAACPVDAFPPTPEGLHDAMGNVWQWCEDHFNPLSGSKLDPLYEDFSVPCYDGKHQMLLGGSFVSTGDEASIWARFHFRPHFYQHAGFRLVRSPGDGGAVKLGAEGGKEDVYETRQLLDEYLLMHYGTPEDVMPYGFGPKDAVDFAQRCARMLSEAAREAGITGGRALDVGCAVGGAVFELARHFDSVTGVDLSKSFIDAAETLRRDGRLDYGRKDEGRLSTPRTAVIDPAIERGRTTFRQADACALPAEYEGFDAVLMANLLCRLPSPRACLSRLGGARGLVRPGGLLLLVSPYSWLEQFTPIEAWLGGFERDGQGVRAADTLRAMLAGEFELVKETDVPLVIREHARKFQYIVSHAMLWRRK, via the coding sequence TTGCAGACTGATCCTTTCGTTCCGCCCACCAGCCCGAGCCTGGCCGCACGCGTCGAGCGCGAGGCCGGCGAACCATGGCGCCGCAACCTGGGGCGCCTTTCCGACGACGCCCTGGGCGAGGTGCGAGCCGACTGGTGGTGGACCGGAAAGCCCCCCGTCCACGGGCAGTGTCCGGGGGTGGACGCCTCGGGGGTCATGACCTCCTTGCCCCTTCTCGACTACGGCCGCTGCACGCGCGACGAGGTCCTCGCCTACTTCGACAACACCTGGACCCTGACCGAGGTGCTGTTCGCGTCGCTCACCCACGAGGAGGCCTTCTACCGGCCGCCCTACCACAACCTGCGCCACCCCCTCATCTTCTACTACTGCCATCCGGCGGTGCTCTACATCAACAAGCTGCGCCTCTCGGGGCTCCTCGGCGACTCGCTCAACGCAGACTACGAGCACCTCTTCGAGACCGGCGTCGACGAGATGTCCTGGGACGACATGTCCAAGAACGAGCGCACCTGGCCCTCCGTCCAGGAGGGCAACGCCTACCGTCGCACGGTCTACGGCATCGTCCGCAAGCTGCTCGAGACCCACCCCGACCTGGACGCTCCGGCCCTCTCGCAGGAAAGTCCCCTGCGGGCCGTCCTGATGGGCTTCGAGCACGAGCGCATCCACCTGGATACCTCTTCGGTCCTCATCCGCGAGTTGCCCCAGCACCTGGTGCGCCGTCCCGCCCAGTGGCCCGCCGAGCACCCGACGGCACGCGGCTCCCGGGTCGACGAGCCGCTCGCGGGGCGGGACTATCCCGAGAACCCCCTGGTCGACGTGAGCGGGGCCGAGGTTCACCTGGGCAAGCCTCGCACCTGGCCGACCTTCGGCTGGGACAACGAGTACGGCGATCGCAGCGTGACGGTCGAGGGCTTCGCCGCGAGCCGGCAGCTCGTGAGCAACGGCGAGTTCCTGGCCTTCGTGAAGGCGGGCGGCTACCGCGAGGCGCGCTACTGGTCGGAAGAGGCCTGGCAGTGGAAGACCTTCCGCAACGCCAAGTGGCCGACCTTCTGGGTGTCGGAGGGCCCCTCGGGCCTTCACCGCTTCAAGCTGCGGACCTGCTTCGAGACCGTCGAGATGCCCTGGTCCTGGCCCGCCGAGGTCAACTACTTCGAGGCCAAGGCCTACTGCGCCTGGCGCAGCGAACGCGAAGGCGGCACGCCGCTACGCCTGCCGAGCGAGGCCGAGCACAACCGGATGCGCCCGAATGCCATGCGCCTGGCCGATCGCGCGGCTCGCCGCGATCCGGTCATGGCGCACGCCGGCAGCGCCATGGCCCGGGCCGAGGGCCTCAACCTCAACCTCGCCTACGGCGCGGCGTGCCCGGTCGACGCCTTTCCCCCGACCCCCGAGGGGCTGCACGACGCCATGGGCAACGTCTGGCAGTGGTGCGAGGACCACTTCAACCCCCTGAGCGGCAGCAAGCTCGACCCGCTCTACGAGGACTTCAGCGTCCCCTGCTACGACGGGAAGCACCAGATGCTCCTGGGCGGCTCGTTCGTCAGCACCGGTGACGAGGCGAGCATCTGGGCCCGCTTCCACTTCCGGCCCCACTTCTACCAGCATGCGGGCTTCCGCCTGGTGCGCTCGCCCGGCGACGGCGGCGCGGTCAAGCTCGGCGCCGAAGGGGGCAAGGAGGACGTCTACGAGACGCGCCAGCTGCTCGACGAGTATCTCCTGATGCACTACGGCACCCCCGAGGACGTCATGCCCTACGGCTTCGGGCCCAAGGACGCGGTGGACTTCGCCCAGCGCTGCGCCCGGATGCTCAGCGAGGCGGCGCGCGAGGCGGGGATCACCGGCGGGCGAGCGCTGGACGTGGGCTGCGCCGTCGGCGGGGCGGTCTTCGAGCTGGCGCGGCACTTCGATTCGGTGACGGGGGTGGACCTCTCAAAATCGTTCATCGACGCGGCCGAGACCCTGCGCCGCGACGGGCGCCTCGACTACGGCCGCAAGGACGAGGGGCGGCTCTCGACGCCCCGCACGGCCGTGATCGACCCAGCGATCGAACGCGGGCGCACCACCTTCAGGCAGGCGGACGCATGCGCGCTTCCCGCCGAGTACGAGGGCTTCGACGCGGTCCTGATGGCCAACCTCCTCTGCCGCCTCCCGAGCCCGCGCGCGTGCCTCTCGCGCCTGGGCGGAGCGCGCGGCCTGGTGAGGCCCGGCGGCCTCCTGCTCCTGGTCTCGCCCTACTCCTGGCTCGAGCAGTTCACCCCGATCGAGGCCTGGCTCGGAGGCTTCGAGCGCGACGGCCAAGGCGTCCGAGCCGCCGACACCCTGCGCGCGATGCTTGCAGGCGAGTTCGAGCTGGTGAAGGAAACGGACGTGCCACTCGTCATCCGAGAGCACGCCCGCAAGTTCCAGTACATCGTGTCGCACGCGATGCTCTGGCGAAGGAAGTAA
- a CDS encoding pirin family protein has translation MLMIRKSQERGHANHGWLDTYHTFSFADYFDPAHMGFSALRVINEDRVAAGTGFGTHPHREMEIVTYVLEGALQHRDSMGNGAIIKAGDIQYMSAGTGVTHSEFNPSEQDGLHLLQIWIMPNQRGGEPRYAERNFSDEQKRGHWVLLVSPDGRDGSIAIRQDASLFVTVLKAGDRLPYALDPARRAYLHVARGCVSLNGEPLSAGDGVGVSGESEIVLDADDWGEVLLFDLP, from the coding sequence ATGCTGATGATCCGCAAGAGCCAGGAGCGCGGCCACGCCAACCATGGCTGGCTGGACACCTACCACACCTTCTCGTTCGCCGACTACTTCGACCCTGCGCACATGGGCTTCTCGGCGCTTCGCGTGATCAACGAGGATCGCGTGGCGGCCGGGACGGGCTTCGGGACCCACCCCCACCGGGAGATGGAGATCGTGACCTACGTCCTCGAGGGGGCCCTGCAGCACCGAGACAGCATGGGCAACGGCGCGATCATCAAGGCCGGCGACATCCAGTACATGAGCGCGGGCACCGGCGTCACCCACAGCGAGTTCAACCCTTCCGAGCAGGACGGGCTGCACCTGCTCCAGATCTGGATCATGCCGAACCAGCGGGGCGGCGAGCCGCGCTACGCGGAGCGCAACTTCTCCGACGAGCAGAAGCGCGGGCACTGGGTCCTGCTCGTCTCGCCGGACGGCCGCGACGGCTCGATCGCCATCCGCCAGGACGCCTCGCTCTTCGTCACCGTCCTGAAGGCGGGCGATCGCCTTCCCTACGCCCTCGATCCGGCGCGGCGCGCCTACCTCCACGTGGCCAGGGGATGCGTCTCGCTGAATGGAGAGCCCCTCTCGGCCGGAGACGGCGTCGGCGTCTCCGGCGAGTCTGAGATCGTGCTCGATGCTGACGACTGGGGCGAGGTGCTGCTCTTCGACCTGCCCTGA
- a CDS encoding helix-turn-helix domain-containing protein, with the protein MSCGIQTENHVAGAVCQVFHRTIEVIGRRWTGAIISALMKRPRRFCEFREAVPDLSDRLLTERLKELEEWGIIVREVSATRPIQVLYRLTPKGEALDPVFCAIGAWARQFEAHDPDCGQTPALP; encoded by the coding sequence ATGTCGTGCGGTATCCAAACTGAAAACCACGTGGCTGGGGCGGTTTGCCAGGTCTTTCACCGGACGATCGAGGTCATCGGTCGTCGCTGGACCGGGGCGATCATCTCAGCGCTCATGAAGCGTCCGCGCCGGTTCTGCGAGTTCCGCGAGGCGGTGCCCGACCTGAGCGATCGCCTCCTGACCGAGCGCCTCAAGGAGCTCGAGGAGTGGGGGATCATCGTGCGCGAGGTCTCGGCCACGCGTCCGATCCAGGTCCTGTATCGCCTGACCCCCAAGGGGGAGGCCCTCGACCCCGTGTTCTGCGCGATCGGCGCCTGGGCCAGGCAGTTCGAGGCACACGACCCCGACTGCGGGCAGACGCCCGCGCTGCCCTGA
- a CDS encoding S8 family serine peptidase: MFKRNLSLLTLSGTLLAFGGLAGCGTAPGTMPSSASLTTPGTPQGAQAAPGKIVVKLKNGYGTRAVQGLRMVQAVEGLSNTRVYTVPAGSTVEETLAQLRRDANVIYAEPDYIYHATEIRSQAVTNDPMREQLWGLEKIQAPQAWDTTRGDAAVTVAVVDTGVDYNHEDLAGQVIKGPDFGNNDNDPMDDQGHGSHVAGTIAALGDNGKGVVGIAYKTRILAIKVLGSDGSGSTSAIAQGILKAQEMGARIINLSLGGPQEASVLKDAIDQVTAKGVLCVVASGNDGKTTPNYPAAYPNALSVGATDQSDKRTSFSNHASSVDIAAPGLDILSSTGGTYKKLSGTSMASPHVTGAAALLLAKYPSLTPQQLRDALTQSGDGVSGFSNGIKRLNVARALELAGGATLPEPQPAPTPAPEQGQQPGPRPNPGQQPGPRPDPGQQPGHRPDRGQQPGHRPDRGQQPVHRPQPGFDNPFPFPEWPFSR, encoded by the coding sequence TTGTTCAAACGAAACCTCTCCCTGCTCACGCTCTCCGGGACGCTTCTGGCGTTCGGTGGGCTCGCCGGCTGCGGCACCGCTCCCGGCACCATGCCCTCGAGCGCGAGCCTGACCACGCCGGGCACCCCGCAAGGCGCTCAGGCGGCCCCCGGCAAGATCGTCGTCAAGCTGAAGAACGGCTACGGCACCCGGGCGGTCCAGGGCCTGCGGATGGTTCAGGCCGTCGAGGGCCTGAGCAACACCCGCGTCTACACCGTGCCCGCCGGCAGCACCGTCGAAGAGACCCTCGCCCAGCTGCGCCGCGACGCCAACGTCATCTACGCCGAGCCCGACTACATCTACCACGCCACCGAGATCCGCTCGCAGGCCGTGACCAACGACCCCATGCGCGAGCAGCTCTGGGGCCTCGAGAAGATCCAGGCGCCCCAGGCCTGGGACACGACCCGGGGCGACGCGGCCGTGACGGTGGCCGTGGTCGACACCGGCGTGGACTACAACCACGAGGACCTCGCGGGCCAGGTGATCAAGGGGCCCGACTTCGGCAACAACGACAACGATCCGATGGACGACCAGGGCCACGGCTCCCACGTGGCCGGCACCATCGCCGCCCTCGGCGACAACGGCAAGGGCGTGGTCGGGATCGCCTACAAGACCCGGATCCTCGCCATCAAGGTGCTCGGATCCGACGGCTCGGGCTCGACCTCGGCGATCGCCCAGGGCATCCTGAAGGCCCAGGAGATGGGCGCGCGGATCATCAACCTCTCGCTCGGCGGCCCCCAGGAGGCCTCGGTGCTCAAGGACGCCATCGACCAGGTCACCGCCAAGGGCGTGCTGTGCGTGGTCGCCTCGGGCAACGACGGCAAGACCACTCCCAACTACCCCGCAGCCTACCCCAACGCGCTCTCGGTGGGCGCCACGGATCAATCGGACAAGCGCACCAGCTTCTCCAACCACGCGAGCTCGGTGGACATCGCCGCTCCCGGCCTCGACATCCTCTCGAGCACCGGCGGCACCTACAAGAAGCTCTCGGGCACCAGCATGGCGAGCCCCCACGTCACGGGCGCCGCGGCTCTGCTGCTCGCCAAGTACCCCTCGCTGACCCCGCAGCAGCTGCGCGACGCGCTGACCCAGAGCGGAGACGGCGTCAGCGGCTTCAGCAACGGAATCAAGCGCCTCAACGTCGCGCGCGCCCTGGAGCTTGCGGGCGGTGCGACGCTGCCTGAGCCTCAGCCCGCGCCCACTCCTGCCCCCGAGCAAGGCCAGCAGCCGGGTCCCAGGCCCAACCCCGGTCAGCAGCCGGGTCCCAGGCCCGACCCCGGTCAGCAGCCGGGTCACAGGCCCGACCGGGGTCAGCAGCCTGGTCACAGGCCCGATCGCGGTCAGCAGCCGGTCCACAGGCCCCAGCCCGGATTCGACAATCCGTTCCCCTTCCCGGAGTGGCCCTTCAGCCGCTAG
- a CDS encoding NAD(P)-dependent oxidoreductase — protein MTASDERTQQMDLRGKSIGVTGASGFLGGYVVDALRARGAKVVGVVRNPLKVPDLAGRCAELRQADLMDPSALRAAFSGVDAVVHTAALYSLTQGGWEANFRPNQIGTQHTFEALRDAGVQRVVHVSTVGVYRQQLGLSREDDPKLELKDRFTAGAYRTTKALSEALAWRLSAEYGLALTVLRPSGIYGARDTNFMPLVRRLTRLPLLVVPNLVFPFVYAGDVAEAAALSLEREVSVGEAYNTAGEARSTWEFFQAWKQASGKGPALALPLPLPARIAYDNTKALKDLGWKNSDLVDSLREVFEVDPA, from the coding sequence ATGACGGCTTCCGATGAAAGGACGCAGCAGATGGATCTCAGGGGCAAGTCGATCGGCGTGACCGGCGCGAGCGGGTTCTTGGGCGGGTACGTGGTGGACGCGCTGCGCGCGCGTGGTGCGAAGGTGGTGGGCGTGGTCCGCAACCCCCTCAAGGTTCCCGATCTCGCCGGGCGCTGCGCCGAGCTCCGCCAGGCCGACCTGATGGACCCGAGCGCTCTGAGAGCGGCGTTCTCGGGGGTGGACGCCGTCGTCCACACCGCCGCTCTGTACAGCCTGACCCAGGGGGGCTGGGAGGCGAACTTCCGACCCAACCAGATCGGCACGCAGCACACCTTCGAGGCCCTGCGCGACGCCGGGGTCCAGCGCGTCGTCCACGTCAGCACCGTCGGTGTCTACCGGCAGCAGCTCGGGCTTTCGCGCGAGGACGATCCCAAGCTCGAGCTGAAGGATCGCTTCACCGCGGGCGCCTACCGGACCACCAAGGCCCTGAGTGAGGCCCTGGCCTGGCGCCTGAGCGCCGAGTACGGGCTGGCGCTGACGGTCCTGCGCCCGTCGGGCATCTACGGGGCCCGCGACACCAACTTCATGCCCCTGGTGCGCCGGCTGACCCGCCTGCCACTCTTGGTGGTGCCCAACCTGGTTTTCCCCTTCGTCTACGCCGGGGACGTCGCCGAGGCCGCGGCGCTTTCGCTCGAGCGCGAGGTCTCCGTCGGGGAGGCCTACAACACCGCGGGCGAGGCGCGCTCTACCTGGGAGTTCTTCCAGGCCTGGAAGCAGGCGAGCGGCAAGGGGCCCGCCCTCGCCCTGCCCCTGCCGCTGCCGGCGCGCATCGCCTACGACAACACCAAGGCCTTGAAGGACCTCGGCTGGAAGAATTCGGATCTAGTCGATAGCCTGCGCGAGGTGTTCGAAGTCGATCCGGCCTAG